The segment TAACCACGTGTTAGGAAATTTGCTTTTGAATGACAGAAGTTACGAAGGAAAAACTAGCTACTAGATAAtctattttaactttttgcGTATTCAattagatttaattttaatttagcCATTTAACTAAACTGTGTCTTGCAACTCAGTAGTTTATtaaacatggtaaaaaaaattgaatctttttacttttatagtaatCTCTGATTAATTGTGCATCAAAGGAGCCagtttaaaaattggtttaaaaaGAGGCTTTTGGTGGCGTTTCCCCAATTATAGCGGCTAAGGGACAttacttttgtaaagtgtggtctatttaaaaaatatttacatatattttatacaaaaatcttCTCTTAATAAATGAGATTAATATAGGCTAAAAATGACTAAGATCATTTAGCCCTTAATTCGGGATTTTTTATGTTGTTCGTGTTAGAGTTTCGTTTCGGAACGAAAAGTTACTTCCGGCTTTATTTTTGCCAGTTGTTTTGCTTTGTTCAGAGACTGATTTTACTCAAGGCCTTGTTTAATTATGCTGTCCAGGTCAGTTAGAGCAGAGACTCGCAGTAGGGCTAAAGAGGACATTAAAAGAGTTATAACTGCAATAGATAAAGTCAGAAAATGGTAAGTAAAGTAAGTCAAACATCTATGGCCTCACATGATCATGATTATTGAACTGTTGAAAAATACCAGTACATAGAATTATTGAAACTCTCCTAAATATAAGgatttaaaaatgtatcaaacaTGCATGTGGTTAAACTGATTATTGgcgaaaaaattgaaaaaagaagaagatttacTAGCTGAATGATTCAAATATAATGCCTTATTCACCTTAAACGCTGTACATTTTTACAGGGtagtagaaccattttaataagaccttggactttcagtaggatgtaacgacatatgggtttttttttccgtcaaaacaagttaaaatgacgctggtttcaaatgaaatatacaccgattgcatagtctttgctcaaaagccagataaatcctgttgatttcaaagagccatggctgagtggcctacaatgaaatagacaggcctacgtcacattgccatTTGactcaactacccaaagtcaAAGCTCTTgctaaaatggttctatatctCAGGTGAGGGTGGGGCCTAATTTCTCGAGGTGTTAAAGCCTCCAGAGATTGCAGTCTACCTGCAGTTGTGAACACAGCTTATCTCTATTAATATACAGACATCAGCAAATTTTACACAGGAAATCTTATTGTTCTAAATGTCTATATGAAACAATTGTATATAGAAATGACTCCAATTTAACAGTTGAATTGTTAAAAATCTGATTTCTATTTTCCCCTTTTACTTTGTCACAGAAGATATCAAAGATTATACACGTTGTTAATAGCTAGTAAGCAGAATTTGTCTTACCAGGTTAGATCATGCTTGGACTATACATCAATTAAACTGGGTGCTATTGTTTCACATTTGATTGCCAAGCagcatcatttttaagtttgttcaGGTAAAAAAGAGGTTTGCCCTGTAAAATGTTTTGCCTATAAGGTgcttctatatatataaaaaaaaaggccTTAGAGTGAGAGTATGAACGAAACAGATGTTTATCTTTTCTAAATTTCTTTTGACTTTGGCTTTTGTAACAAGATCTACATGCATAGCCCCTGCTCTTCTTATAATAGAACAAACAAGTCAATGTAAAATGGCataagattgttttttttttctcacaatttAACAGGGAGAAAAGATGGGTTACAATTGGCGACACTACTATGAGAATATACAAATGGGTTCCAGGTAAAATCAGAATAATcacaaattattgaaaaaaacaaaatacttgATTATTCCAGCAGCATAAacccttttatttgaaatattgtatatCAATGGATTATTTTTGCTCACTGTTATTATGGACACAGATCTATCTGATCTCATTTGGAGTTGACCTTTAtacaacatgtatatatgtaatgtAAATTTCCTTAAAGTAAGCTCCATTTTGAATATGTGCATTGACAGTGTGGAACAAAggttgaaattaaaatgtatacaaaatttttattaagttctatatatatcatttatgcTCTGTGCTTGtaacattaaataattatatgcttaaagtttgatataattaatattttaaatttcatttgctttaaaaattttattttacagtttcTGCATCAGAACCATTACCTGTAAGTtattgaccaaaatataactagtatttcttaattttttcaaaaattcaaattccaCTTTTTTTGAAGAGATTGAACTAAGTGAATTTCCATTTCATAGCCAAATGCTGTCCGCAAAAGTTTAAAAGTGAGATCACATATCAAAAAGAAAACTCGTTCAAATCCTGACAATGAAGCATCTCAGGGAACAGATGTCAGTAAAGTCAATGTGAATGAAAATAGTTCCTGTAAGTATCATGCTTCTCAATGTGTATTCTTTATTTTGAGTATTGCTTACAATTAAGTTAAAAAAGAAAGGAACAGTTTGTTGTTTAGCCCACTAGTACGTTTAAAAGTGATACTCTTTCATTGTCATATTTGTACCTGATTATTTTGTTGTGACACTTTGTAGCCCAGCATGTCTACACAGATGAAAACACACAGCAGTCACAACCAGACTCGCTCTGCAGTGATCAAGTCAGCAACATGAACGAGGACTCGTACCAGTCCTATCCTGAAAACAGCAACACAGCCTTCTCCCAGTCACAGGACACGGACAGCAACCAGACAGACATGAGAATCGGTGAGCAATGATGGACCCACCACATCACCAAGGAATAGTTTGATTAGgccaacataaaaaaaatgacaataatttttaaaacacctttttatatctgtacatgtaattttttaccGAAAAGAGAGACAATTgttgcaagatttttttttttttgctttatgtACCAAATAATTGGGAACTGTTTTAATTGTCAAAAGGAGGGTTTAAAATGCAGTTTTAAAGTTCTCATATCAAGTACAAAACACACTAcaacatgtacaaaaaataaatttcgatCTTTTTCTTTAGGTTTAGTCAAGTGAAATTTTTGCAGTAAAACTTCACGAGATTTGTTATGCAATTCATTACACAACaataaatagtaaaattactACAAGAAGCATGTCTTTAGGTTCATAAACTATATGATATACTTGTATTTGGTCACACTTTATCTGATGTAGAACCACTGTGGTGTTAATCCCCTctcaatcaattttatttttaataattgtaatttattttttagccaTGAGAATGATCAAAGATGATAGAAAAAAGATTTCAGAGGATACAAATGGTATGtccatgacattttttaaagacaaaaaaaaaaattatggcaGCAACATAAAAAAACCAGACAGTTAATGTTTTGATGGATTTCTATTTTAGATTCAGAGCCACCCATGTTGGAGAGAGAACAAGAGGATCCACccaccaaaaaattaaaatcagacACCAGTAACTGATTTTATATGAGAACAGATTCATTGTGAAATATTCAGTTCTTGTGTCTAACATAGTATGTTGTCTGCATTTTAGGTCAAGATTAGGAAGTAAAAAGCATTTCAGTCATACTTATTTGCATATAAAGATGTGTTCATAATAAATTGTGTCAAGTAAACTCTCTATTTGTTATTTTCTACACA is part of the Magallana gigas chromosome 3, xbMagGiga1.1, whole genome shotgun sequence genome and harbors:
- the LOC105332109 gene encoding B-cell CLL/lymphoma 7 protein family member A, producing the protein MLSRSVRAETRSRAKEDIKRVITAIDKVRKWEKRWVTIGDTTMRIYKWVPVSASEPLPPNAVRKSLKVRSHIKKKTRSNPDNEASQGTDVSKVNVNENSSSQHVYTDENTQQSQPDSLCSDQVSNMNEDSYQSYPENSNTAFSQSQDTDSNQTDMRIAMRMIKDDRKKISEDTNDSEPPMLEREQEDPPTKKLKSDTSN